In Streptomyces europaeiscabiei, a single genomic region encodes these proteins:
- a CDS encoding helix-turn-helix domain-containing protein — MIPQGRQVRTEADVADALGIEVHVFRRKVRDEFEAKVPRVNPAEGRVRLYDAAQADAYAEGKPIPAAPDLTAEHPDDLLTDKEAANILDVTASTVRAYATSGYLPGGVDEHGRRWPRREILARLEAGDRREDPAHPTGRAASLPGRNQGRRGGAEAGPDPRAVEVAAELAAPDEDRPALTGAQIAARYGVSRTTGATILKAARTLNTSD; from the coding sequence ATGATCCCCCAGGGCCGCCAGGTGCGGACGGAGGCCGACGTGGCCGACGCACTCGGCATCGAGGTGCACGTGTTCCGGCGCAAAGTCCGCGACGAGTTCGAGGCGAAGGTGCCCCGGGTCAACCCCGCCGAGGGCAGGGTGCGGCTGTATGACGCCGCCCAGGCCGACGCGTACGCCGAGGGCAAGCCGATCCCGGCCGCCCCGGACCTGACCGCCGAGCACCCCGACGATCTGCTAACCGACAAGGAGGCCGCGAACATCCTCGACGTCACGGCGTCCACGGTCCGCGCGTACGCCACCAGCGGCTATCTCCCGGGCGGAGTCGACGAGCACGGCCGCCGGTGGCCGCGCCGCGAGATCCTGGCCCGGCTGGAGGCAGGCGACCGGCGCGAGGACCCCGCCCACCCCACCGGACGCGCCGCCAGCCTCCCCGGGCGCAACCAGGGCCGCAGGGGCGGCGCGGAGGCCGGCCCCGACCCCCGGGCCGTCGAGGTCGCCGCCGAGCTCGCGGCCCCCGACGAGGACCGGCCCGCACTCACCGGTGCCCAGATCGCCGCCCGGTACGGCGTCAGCCGCACCACCGGCGCCACCATCCTGAAAGCCGCCCGCACGCTGAACACCTCCGACTGA